The genomic stretch taggatatggtttcaggtatgagcatatattacgattttattttagtatctgctatttctcttATGAGACTATATATTGTTGGCTCactctctatttgtatattatgttcatgcacgaTCTTTCCTTTATCCGCTGAGTCCCAGCACTCAACACCCCACAAActggtttttctttcgccagatagcaggtagatgaatcaaggatgcttggGGAGTCCTGGCTGCTAGCCCCACTACACATTCGAGGATGATTTTCTTTTCAGTCTTATTACTATttgggtggtatattgatttcgCGTATTTACTTTCTAATAGTTGATGTGGATTTGGGGTCTAGTTtggtggttgcaggtattttGGTTAATGACTTTGTTGGTCGTACATTCGTATTTTTTTATGATTTCCGCTGGGTTTACTTCTAGCCATGTGGGTTgtttataaactgtgtggttgtgtttacttccaaccgtgtgggttgtttataaactgcgtggttgtgcttatatccagccgtgtgggctgttgattatgtttatatgttgagTGTGTATGTATATTGGCTCCAATTTATCACagttacaggggaggtgttgtctgATTTTTGATTGGACACCCTTACCCTCGGAGCATGACAGTTTGGAGACTAGAACTTGCttaccttgccaatggagagaATCTCCTTTTTTATACTACCCCATGTAACCTCCATAATCATGAAGTGGTtctcggtttgttagagtttgttaagaGATAAAGTCATATTCTAAGGTTCGTGCAATaatcttttaaggaatcttttttgtgtACCTCTTTTGTTGTTTGTGACTCATATTTATGATGAGAGATGCATAGGAACATGTCGCTATAACTGaaaaagcttctagaagatatttcccaccAAATTTACCAGACTGTCATACTTATatacttctgttaagcatgtcttgACTGATAATTCAAGCTAATcgtgtatatattgagaataccttttgTTAATAATGTTTCGGTCAAGAATGTCTATGAGCTTTATAAAGCTGAGCGCCCTTACGCTTGGTCAGGCTTTGCCTCGCCGAGCGCATATACGCACACTGATGCTCGCTCGGTCTTCGGTCGGtcgataatatactaaaaactatatataaggctaagtgtctgtatattcggtcgggctttgcccggccgagcgTATATACTCACACtaatgctcgctcggccttcactcgggcggtaatatattaaaaactatatataaggctaagtgtctttacgcTCACTCGAGCTTTGCCCGGCCGAGCGTATATACACACACTGACGCTTGCTTGACCTTCAGtcggccgataatatactaaaaactatatataaggctaagtgctttTACGCTCAGTCGACTTTGTCCAGCCGAGCACATATACGCATACTAGTACTCACTCGGCCTTCAGTCGGCCCACAATATATTAAAAGTTATATATAAGACTAAGTGCATATACGCTCGGTCAGGCTTTGCCAGACCGAGCGCGTGTAAGCACATGAGCGCTCACTCGACCTTCACTCggttggtaatatactaaaagcttctataaggctaaatatctTTACTCTCGGTTGGGTTTTGTCCGACCGAGCGTTTGTaagcacatgggtgctcactCGGTCTTCACTTGACCGGTAAcatactaaaagcttctataaggtCAAATATCTTTACGCTTGGTCAGACTTTGCCTGACCGAGTATGTGTAAAAAGTCTTTTATTTGGTCGTTCATCATCCTATTAATCATACATTCACTCAGCTATATTCTCCTTCTATCTTTCCCGACCATTACATCTATTCTATTTGTCAGACCGCTCCATCATAATCCATATCAGTAGGAATGAAGTTACGTATATGGCAgagaataaaaagaaataaaaagaaataatatattttattaaaaacttaaactcattttaaataaattaaactaatttaatcaattaaattgatttctaTCATAACTTTACTAAATCAAATCCAAACAATTTTAAATTGGacaaatatattcataattatctTCTCACTTATCCAATAAATTTTATTTGATCccaatctaattttaaataagcaCCACTACTTCCTATTGTATTTGATTAATAGTTaagaataaaataattattaaaatttttaaaaattaattttaattaataaaatcatATTAGAATTCAATATCTATTATTTAATCATTATTTACTAATTTAAAATCCTAACTCCTATTTTCCAATGCAAACGAAGCGCAAGGGTTGAGCTATAGCTCATGGCTCCGTCTCTGATGGTCACGATCTATTTGAACTACTGTACATTAAGATTATGTTTAGTTGGATGTAATGTAATcgaacttgtaatgtaatcaaatttgtaatgtaatgtaatcttaattacattactatgtttggtaatataatgtatgtaatctttgactacaaggatgattacattcttttgtttggtatccattattttttataatgaatgtaattcatattattataaaatgacaaaaatatcctacgaCTTCTACCGACGGTTGCTGCACTTCTGTCGGAGCTTGCGTCCGGTGATCGATGATGGTCGGTCGATGACCGGTGATGACGGTGACGGTCGGCAATAGATGATAGCGGCGGTCGGCGGTGACGGAGATCGGCGGCCACGGCGGCCGGCGACTGGCGGCGGTCGGGCAATGACCGATAGGCGATCGgctgactaggggtatattcgacattcaaattttgattaaacagcgacctcgtaatgtaatcggattacatagtatttgctttgtaatccagattataaaACTTCATTACCTTTTATAatcgagattacattacattacatatttaaagttaaaacaaacaaaataattaactttataaTATAATCCTGATTATATTACAAGATAAATTACATCCTACCAAACGTAACTTAATATCTAAGTGACCCCATACACTTCAAAAGTGGTCCGGTTCGATTCGTCTGACTCGAAGGCAATGCCTTGGCCCCCACCCGAGAAACTTTAGCTGGTTCAGTTGAAGACTCAAGTCAAGGCACAATTGATTTTGATTgcgtttatttttaatttttaaatattattttaaaagatattATAACCTATCTGTCCACCAATTGCGCATCAAGGAGCATATCCATGATTTGGATCACTTGTGTAGCTGCTGGATAAGTCGGCCATGATAAATCATTCATGGCCCCAGCTCACAGCCAACTAGCCAAGACTGGGCATGCATGTGTGGCGAGGTGGCACTCACATGGAAACGATGAATTCGCAcgacattatttttattatctttagGTCAAATCAACAGCTCAGTCCAGGCTGCTGAATTCAATTATAATTTCACGTCCATacgaattttttatatatataaaacgaTGAAAATATATCGTACATCATCGGTTCTCGACGACTCAAAATATAAATTACTGATGAATTACTGACgtgaaaaagagaaatttaatttGTTTACAGTAGTACGAAATTATGAAAGAACAAAGAACACGATCCGTGAAGAAATTGGAGAAAGAATTGTGGCACTGGATACAACGAGACggagttcgatcgatcgatctgaTTTACCTTCGGCAGCGGGTGATGGCGGAGCAGCTGCGGGAGTAGGGATTGGCTTGGGCGCCGGGGCGGCAGTTGTAGTAGGAGGCGCCGCGGCGGGAGCAGGGGACGCTGTCGCGGCGGAGGGCGGCGTAGCTGATGTAGTAGGAGCGGGCGAGGATCCGGCGGCTGGCCTCCGACGCGAGCTCGAACTCCGTTCCGGCGAGGCACTCCCCGATGCTCCCGCGGCAGCCGGATCCGGCGCCAGGGTTCCACCCCAGAGTCAGCTCGCCAGCGGCCCCTGCTGCTGATGCGGCGCCGGAGGCGGGCGCTGCCGcgaggatgaggaggaggaggaggatgaggaggagaagaggtgaaACGGTTGGTCTCGCCATGTGACGTGCGGAGGCGGCGGTTGCTTGGATGGAAGTTCACAAGCTGTAATGGCGTCGTGGGACGGTGCATTGTGGCTTGTAATATATAGAGAAATAGCGGTGGTGGTCAGAATTATTATtcatattaaataataataataataataataataataataaaataaaaagagaacTAATAAatctgtttttattttttaaaaagagaaagagaaagaaataTTAGCTAGGTTACACTCAGAGCTCTCGTGCAAGCAACCTAGTCACATCCACGAGCCAAACAACTATCTTGGTAAGATCTTTGTTCGGTTGGATTAAGTCACAcgtgagagggagaggatgaatcatgtgttttttaaaaattgaccttttcaattttcaaatcaaaatatGAACTCAGCGGAGAATAAGCGACAAAATCATATGAAcacaagcggtttacttggttcagagtcttcggCAACTCTTATTCCAAGACACAGATTCCGTGAACTTATCGATGAGTGATAGGAGGAGGCCCACCTGGCACGAGATCAACCGccagggtggaggtcaaagtcaagatggtcaatgcCCAAGTGTCAAAGGGTCGAACGGAGGATAAATGCAACGGCCTGTCGGGACAGGTAGGGCTCGGTCAGCGAGAGACATATCCGAGCGGACAATCATTCCGACTCGGGAGAATACTATAGGCAAGCACTTAAGTCATATTATCAAGACCCTAAGGGAGACCGAATATTTTGTCCGAATGGAGGAAGGTAGGTTACTACACAGACACCGCATGGAAGGGCAACTGAAGTTGACAGAGCGGAggactcccggccgagcggctacctgcTTGGCCAAGACGCGGGACGGTGGTCCTCGCGAcatcctttcataggacataGTGGAGGACGTGGCCTCAAACATGTTTGAGAATGTGACCATGAATGCGTTGGAGAACGTGGCCATGAACATATCGGAGAACGTACCCACACCTCGAGGAGCATGTGCGTTTCCACcaggactctatataaagggggtccatcacCGGAGAAGGTACGGGAGATTTACTATTTGCGAATAATTCCACTGTTTTATTTCTTCTCTGCAttttggtgactgacttgagcatcggagggctaaTGCCAGGGACCTTTTCCCTGGCTTGGCACTGATGTCATCTATTTTGCAAAGCGGAGCAGAGTCCACATCCAGTCAGCGAAGACACCACATCCCAGCTTTCCACTCGCTCGCTTTCAGACAGGATAATTTTGGCATtgtctgtgggaacgtagcctgcatcTGAAACGAAGAGATGGAAGACACTGGATGACACCACACAGTGACGATAACACAAGAAGAGCTCGACGCGTTGATACAAGTCCGAGCAACGAAGATAGTGGAGCAAGAACAGCAACAAGTGCTGGTCGAgcgccaagcacaagaacctgcaGCGGCGGCGGATCTCCAGGCTGAGCGAGAAGACCAAGAAGAATAAGTATCCGCTCGGGGTCAGACCAAGAAATCGATCGGCAACTATGAGGAAGCCCCTAACGCGCCAATCTCATTCCGTCGAGCGATGTTCCAGACTCCATCAGAAGAGAAGGGTCGAGCGGATAGAGACCGGGGATCTTCTTCAAATGATGTGCTCGTCCGGAATACACGAAAAAGAAAAGCGACAAGGGAAAATGATTTgcccgagcgggtcaatcaacAGTTCTCACAAGGAATTCTGGACGACTCTCTGCCGAAGCATTATACCCCATTGATGGTCGGGGAATATAATAGAACGACCGATCCGGACGATCATTTGAACAAGTTTGATAACGCGACCACACTTCACCAGTACatggatggggtgaagtgtcgggtcttcctaACCATGCTTTCAGGAtcggcacaacgctggttcaagcgGTTGCCGAGAGGCTCGATCCACAGCTTCAAGAACTTCCGAGTGGCCTTCCTGCATCACTTCGCCAGTAGTTGCCGTCATTAGAAGACAAGCGTCAACTTGTTCTCATTGAAgtaagggcccaaggaagcgctaAGGTCCTATATCCAGCACTTCAATtaggtggcgatggacatcccggcGGTCTCCTCGAATGtgttggtgaacgccttcacccaaggaCTCACAGAAGGGGAGTTCTTCTGATCACTCATTTGGAGGCTACCACGGGACTTTGAACATCTTCAGAAGAAGGCCACGGAGTATATTAATATGGAAGAAGCCCAAGTGGCAAGAAAAAGGGAGATGCTCGCCGAGCCAACAAACACATCTGAACGGAGGCCGCCAAGCAACCATCAACCTCCGAAAGGACCCCAATCGGGTGGAGCCCAATCCCACCAAGAGACCAGAACTCATACCATACAGCATGTGGCGGTTGATCTCCTGAAGGTCGcaaaaggcaaggtatggacgaCCCTCTTCTACTCCTTCCACCAATCGGTGACACACAATACACGGGACTGCTACGATCTGAAGTCGATAGCTAGCAGACCGACCCCGCGAGGATATTGCCGTCGATCACCATCTCCTGATCGACTACATCGGGGATGACCTACAAAGCGAAGGGAAGAGGAGAGGAGGGTGGCTGAGCCACGCCATCATCAATCCCCATAGAGGACCATTCGAGCTTCTGTCGAGCGGATTAGACCATCAGAACGGGATGAGAAAAATCGGAGCAATGACGCTCGGGGAGAAATATGAATGATTGCCGGTGGGCCAACTAGTAGTGATTCTAACTGAGCGAGGAAGTTGCAGGCTCGCCGACTTAAGATCCATGTTGTTCGTTGTAGCAAGGAGAGGGTCGAAGGATCTGAGATTAGCTTCGGCCCGAGATATTTAGGAGTGGAAATCCCTCACTATGATGCACTTATCATCTGAGCGATAATCGTTAATTACACAATTcatcgaacttttgttgatacagggagttcggtgaacattatattcaagaaggcattcgatcaattGTAAATCGATCGGAGCGAGCTACTACCGATGACGGCTCCGCTCTACGGTTTCACGGGAAATGAAGTGTTGCCGATTAACCAAACTAAGCTGGCCATCTCGCTCAAAGAGGAGCCTctgaagaggacaaggaccacaaactcATTGTGTTAGACGCACCGTCAGTCTACAACGTCATATTGGATCGAtcgaccctcaatgagttccaAGCGGTAGTGTTTATCTactgtcagaagattaagttcccggtggatgacaaagtgggagaagtcaAAGGTGACTAATTAACCGCTCGACTATGTTACATTGAGATGGTCAGATCAGAAGtaagggccgctcgggaaaatCCACGTTTGGAGGTGAACGCTATCACGGAGAAGCCTCATATGCTGGTTTATGGAAAAAGGAGGAGATCCAGATCCACCCCAGTATATCAGAAGTAATCACCTTAATTGCCACTGATTTAGGGAgcgagaagaaggcagagctggctgcttgCCTTAGACAAAATCATGACGTGTTCGCATGGTCGACCCACGAGCTCTTCGGAATTTCACTGAGCATGATGCAACACTAGCTTCATGTCTGACCAGACACCGGACctgtaaagaaaaagaaaagagacttcAGTGTGTAAAGCATGAACTTCTGCATCGACTTTCATGACTTAAATAAAatgtgcccgaaggatttctatccacTGCCTAAgatagatcagatggtggattccaTGGCGGGttacgagctgatctgcatgctcaacGTGTATCAgggttaccaccaagtgtcgtTCGCCCGAGACGATCAGGA from Zingiber officinale cultivar Zhangliang chromosome 5B, Zo_v1.1, whole genome shotgun sequence encodes the following:
- the LOC121984173 gene encoding rapid alkalinization factor-like, encoding MARPTVSPLLLLILLLLLILAAAPASGAASAAGAAGELTLGWNPGAGSGCRGSIGECLAGTEFELASEASRRILARSYYISYAALRRDSVPCSRRGASYYNCRPGAQANPYSRSCSAITRCRR